In a single window of the Sander lucioperca isolate FBNREF2018 chromosome 19, SLUC_FBN_1.2, whole genome shotgun sequence genome:
- the LOC116066408 gene encoding sterile alpha motif domain-containing protein 12-like, producing the protein MGLSKRVSSWSVEEVLEWVQDQYPTHMGTLHKAIIKHAISGRALLRLKDHHLELLGVEAEEQQQKILQDLLLLRVHEEISELNEISSECFSL; encoded by the exons ATGGGCCTGTCGAAGCGAGTGTCATCGTGGTCGGTGGAAGAAGTGTTGGAGTGGGTGCAGGATCAGTACCCGACCCACATGGGCACGCTCCATAAAGCCATAATCAAGCACGCTATATCAG GGCGTGCATTGCTGAGACTAAAGGACCATCACTTGGAGCTACTCGGGGTGGAGGCTGAGGAACAGCAGCAGAAAATCTTGCaggacctcctcctcctcagagtTCATGAAGAAATCAGTGAACTCAATGAAATCTCCTCTG AGTGTTTTTCTCtataa